From Microcystis aeruginosa NIES-2549, a single genomic window includes:
- the ftsH gene encoding ATP-dependent zinc metalloprotease FtsH: MANQEDNKFSWSRLPRLGKILIICSGVAALGYFLIPRSSELSNIPLEPYSEFISKVERGDISRVRIGNQVIYYQLKNPLESLAIPGNPPVNPPESSNPLYGDSSSLAGKPSSHLVPERVLATIPVYNPQLPQLLQQKGVIFEAIPLAENSWISTLLAWVVPPLILVAAMQFLFYRNDDTRKSLLFNKNLAKVYGDDEKYPITFSDVAGAEEAKTELKEIVEFLKDAERFNKIGARIPKGVLLVGPPGTGKTLLAKAVAGEAGVTFFSISASEFVELFVGTGAARVRDLFAQAKKNAPSIIFIDELDAIGKSRSSGSGTSGSNDEREQTLNQLLTEMDGFSPKEAVVIVLAATNRPETLDAALLRPGRFDRQVLVDRPDLAGRWAILQIYAQRVQMGEDVNLKAIATQTPGFAGADLANLVNEAALLAARNNREKVSQIDFKEAIERVIAGLEKKSRVLSEKEKKIVAYHEVGHALVGAVMPGGGCVEKISIVPRGLSALGYTLKIPTEDRFLMTETEFKEQITMLLGGRAAEELIFGSVTNGASDDLQRATDIAERMVTIYGMSKSLGPLAYDKTGQANFLGNNQVSPRRLIGENTAKAIDEEVKQIIDASYQKALAILSHNRNLLESITTNLLTTEVIEGEELQEFLNQAQMV; encoded by the coding sequence ATGGCTAATCAAGAAGATAATAAATTTTCCTGGTCCCGTTTGCCTCGGTTAGGCAAAATCCTGATCATTTGTTCTGGTGTTGCCGCTTTAGGCTATTTTCTTATCCCTCGTTCCTCAGAATTGTCCAATATTCCCCTCGAACCCTACAGCGAATTTATCAGTAAAGTGGAACGGGGCGACATCAGTAGGGTCAGAATTGGCAATCAAGTCATCTATTATCAATTAAAAAATCCTTTAGAATCCCTGGCTATTCCGGGTAATCCCCCCGTTAATCCCCCAGAATCAAGTAATCCCCTTTACGGTGATTCTAGTTCTTTGGCGGGGAAACCAAGCAGTCATCTAGTCCCAGAACGAGTCTTGGCCACGATTCCAGTCTATAACCCCCAATTACCCCAACTCTTACAGCAAAAAGGCGTAATCTTCGAGGCGATTCCCCTGGCCGAAAACAGTTGGATCAGCACTCTCCTCGCTTGGGTGGTTCCTCCCTTAATTTTAGTCGCCGCCATGCAGTTTCTGTTCTATCGCAACGATGACACGCGTAAATCGCTGCTTTTTAATAAAAATCTCGCTAAAGTTTACGGAGACGACGAAAAATATCCGATTACCTTCAGTGATGTGGCCGGGGCCGAGGAAGCAAAAACCGAGTTAAAGGAAATTGTCGAATTTCTCAAGGATGCCGAGCGCTTTAATAAAATTGGGGCGCGTATTCCTAAAGGTGTTCTCTTAGTCGGACCGCCGGGGACAGGGAAAACTCTCTTAGCAAAAGCGGTCGCGGGAGAAGCGGGAGTGACTTTTTTTAGCATTTCGGCCTCGGAATTCGTGGAGTTATTTGTCGGGACCGGGGCAGCCCGGGTGCGGGATCTATTTGCCCAAGCGAAGAAAAATGCCCCTAGCATCATTTTTATTGATGAATTGGACGCGATTGGTAAATCGAGAAGTTCGGGATCGGGAACTAGCGGCAGTAATGATGAGCGCGAGCAGACTTTAAACCAACTTTTGACAGAAATGGATGGTTTTAGCCCCAAAGAGGCCGTAGTCATCGTTTTAGCCGCCACCAATCGCCCAGAGACTCTTGATGCCGCTTTATTACGTCCGGGGCGCTTTGATCGCCAAGTTCTGGTGGATCGTCCCGATTTGGCGGGACGATGGGCAATTTTGCAAATATACGCTCAACGAGTCCAGATGGGCGAAGATGTTAACCTCAAAGCGATCGCCACCCAAACCCCCGGTTTTGCCGGTGCCGATTTAGCCAACCTCGTCAATGAGGCGGCTCTCTTGGCCGCGCGTAATAATCGGGAAAAAGTCAGTCAAATTGATTTTAAAGAAGCGATAGAAAGAGTTATCGCCGGTTTAGAAAAGAAAAGTCGGGTTTTATCGGAAAAAGAAAAGAAAATCGTCGCTTATCACGAGGTCGGCCATGCTTTAGTCGGTGCTGTCATGCCGGGGGGGGGTTGCGTCGAGAAAATTTCTATCGTTCCCCGGGGTTTATCCGCTTTGGGTTATACCCTGAAAATTCCCACGGAAGACCGTTTTTTGATGACAGAAACCGAATTTAAAGAACAAATTACTATGTTATTGGGCGGTCGGGCTGCTGAAGAATTAATCTTTGGCAGTGTCACTAATGGCGCTTCCGATGATTTACAAAGGGCGACGGATATCGCTGAAAGAATGGTGACAATTTATGGTATGAGTAAATCCCTGGGACCCCTGGCCTACGATAAAACAGGACAGGCGAATTTTTTAGGTAATAATCAGGTTAGTCCCCGCCGTTTGATCGGAGAAAATACGGCTAAAGCGATCGATGAAGAAGTGAAACAAATTATCGAC